Genomic DNA from Hypomesus transpacificus isolate Combined female chromosome 19, fHypTra1, whole genome shotgun sequence:
AAATTAAAACATGTAACAATATATTGTTTAGTCGAAAAGTGCACTGCGGAATTGCCAGGCCCAAAATGCATCCTCGTAGTTTCCTGATAATACGATCCCGCCCGAGAAATCGACCGCTACTTAGAAAGTGTTAGCATCTCGAatagcaaaaataaataaaaaaggttCGTGTTAGGTTATCTAGTCACATGTAACATAAACTTCATACGTATGTACATGTATTTATGTGCCATAGATTCATGAGCTAAAGTCATTTACCTTTAACACATAGTAGACTGTAAACAGGTGTGTGGACTTTGTAGTGTAGCCTACTAGGCTGCCTAGTAGCAGTCGCACTAGAGCGTAATCATTGATGCGATAGAATGGCTCAACATGTTAAAGACTCTTCATGACTCCAAAGCAGCTGGGCTTTTATCTGTCGTCCCCTTTGGCTGCAGGGCTCTAACATCACAGCGAATATATCAGTGATAATTCACCACCATCCATGCATGTTATAGGACAGGACGCATAGCTGGGCTCTGGCATTAATGCATATACAAAAAAACTGTCAGCAAATATGAGAGTAAAGATAATAGACTTTCACAAATGTAATATCCATTATGCAGTGTAAGCAGGGCTTACATACATGCCTTGCACAGCATCTAGGGTGTCATCCCAGATGTGGTCTGTATGAACACCTTCTGTTGTCCTATGTCCTCAGGCGTAAGCTGGGGGATGATGGGTCGTGGCCGGGGGTCAAGGAGGAGAGCGGCCAGGCGGCCACCAGCCTCAGAGGTCGAAGCCCTGGACCCAGAGCTGCTGCTTGAGGTTAGAAAGCTCTTTGGTAAGTTGAAGACCTACACCAAACCAGCCAACATAGAGTGGCGTCTCCCTGACCCCAGTGATGCTCTGAGACACACGGCCCAGGAGCATGGGTGCCTACAAGCGCTGAAGGTCTCCCTGAACTCGGTTAAAAACCAGCTCAGTGACAAAGACCTGGAGGTGTGGCACCAGCACACAAACTCCACCAACCGAGCCGGGAAGGTCATCGCCACGGTGCGGGCAGCCGCCAACGCTGAGATCTGCACGCAGGCATGGTGTAAGTTCTACGAGATCTTGGGCACTTTCAGTATCCTGCCAGACGATGCGCTCCAAAGTGGGGAGCTCAACACGGTGCACCTGTGTGAAGCGCCAGGGGCCTTCATCGCTGCGCTCAACCACTACCTCAAGACCAGCCAGCACACCCGTTACTGTGACTGGAGCTGGGCGGCCAACACGCTCAACCCCTATCACGAGGCCAACGGAGGGAGCACAACCATCGCAGACGACCGGCTCCTCGCCAACACGCTGCCCTGGTGGTTCTTCGGCTCGGACGACACCGGCGACATCATGAGCCAGAAGCACCTGCTGGAGCTGCGAGGGTTCGTGGGCAACATGCGCCGCGTGGACGTGGTGACGGCGGACGGCAGCTTCGACTGCCAGGGCAACCCTGACGAGCAGGAGGCCCTGGTGGCGTCCCTGCACCTGTGTGAGGCGTCTGCcgctctgctgctgctgagccCCGGAGGCTCCCTGGTCCTCAAGATGTTCACCCTGTACGAACACTCGTCCCTCTGCCTGCTCTACCTGCTCAACTGCTGCTTCGGCTGCGTCAACGTCTTCAAGCCCGCCACCAGCAAGTCGGGCAACTCCGAGGTGTACGTGGTGTGTCTGCGCTACGAGGGCAAGGAGGCCTCGAGGCCCCTCCTCTCCAAGTTGATTCGTCACTACGGGCCGGACCTGGCGTCCCGGGAGGCTCTGTTCCCCGATTGGCTGATCCCGCCTTCCTTCCTGGCACAGCATGAGCAGGTGTGCAGCTACTTCCACGGGCTGCAGGTGGACACCATCACAGAGAACCTGCGTCTGTTTGGAGCGCTGAGCGCCGAGCACAGGCTGAAGCTGGAACATCTCAGGGGCCTCACCGCTCAGGAGTACCTCCAACGCTTCCAGGTACGATCCCTGACTAATAGTCCTGACCCCGACaaaccctgcctccctcagaaTAACACCCTAACTAGCCCCTCCCCTATGAACTGATGTATTAGTACAAAAAACTTGCGTGAATTGAATTTGTATTGAATAAGTTAGATTTTGGTGTTGTAGGGGTTCAATAAAAGAGATTTGACACGCATTTTTGTCCCACGTGTAAACACTTCTATGTGTGTAAGCTAGTGTGTCAACTTGACTGATTGACATCTTTGCCCCAGGTGAGCCCGTTGGCGCGGGGCCGATGGCTGTCTCGCAGCACGGTGGCCCCTGCCTGCTGCAGTGTGACGGGGGGGAGGCCCCTGGGCCAGCGCCAGCAGATTGGTTCCTTCAATGAGCGACGGGAGCTGCAGGCCTTGGGCTGGAGGCAGCGTGTGGAGCGAGGCCGCTATGCTGCCTGGGTGCAGGAGCACCTCCCTGAGGGCGCTGGGTCCGGGGGAGCCCTAAGTGGGCCCCTGGCAGACGGCAGCATGGACTCCTGGTATGTGTTAGTGGGTCCCGCTCTCCCTGTCGTCAGGAACTCTCCCTTCTGTGACGGACTTCTGTTGGGCCATCTGAACGATGCTCTGGAGCAGGTGATTCAGCACGCTGGAGGGGAGGGCGGAGCGGCCTGGGGTCATATCCCCCCCTGTGGCTCCTGCGCTCACACTGCGCCCTTGTCCATTCTAACACAAGTGTCAGAACTCTGTGACGTCATCTCCCACGATGTGGAGGGGGCGGTGGCAAGGAGACGAGTTCTGGTCCTGGGCAGTGCCTCAGTGTGGGGGGGCTATGCTGAGcagctgggggggctggaggtgagcTTCTCGGCCGAGCCCAGCCTCCCCACAGCGGCGTGTGCCACCCTGCACGATGGGGAGGCGGGGTACCAGAGGGAGCTGCTAGGCTGCGTGCTGCTCTCTCTACAGAGCATGCTGCCTGGTGATGctttcctgctccccctcctctccgctTTCACTCGCGTCACTGCGGCAACCGTGCTCTGTTTGCACCTGGTGTTCTGCACTGTCACGTTCAGGTGCCCCGCCCCCTGTGGTGCGGCGGGGGctgtgctggtgtgtggagggttctGCCCCACGGCTGCCAGCAGGCTCCTCCCCTACCTCAGAGACCTCTGTGAACAGATGAGCCAGCTGGCCAGCGGAGAGATGGGGGACAGGAGGCAGGTCCTGCAGTTCGCCCCCATGGAAGAGCTTCTCAGAGGAGGACTGACTGACTTCCTGTGGACCATGAACTCTGCCATCGCCCAGCAACAACTGCACCGACTCATGCAGACCTAGAAGGActctggggagggcaggggaccAGAGGGGGAAGGTCAAGGTCCGGGTAGTCAAGGGGCTTAGGGTGCCTGGGTCTGGGAGGGTCTCGGCATGAAAgcgtgtgtggttgtgggtCTTTGTGCTGTGGCCATCTAATCTAAGAAATGCTTTGAGATTAAAACTGCTGGAAAGCCTTCTTGCCTTAACTTGTTCGGTAGCGGGACATCGCATCCCCAAGAGGCAGCAGTAAGGACACGTGCGTTCACTCATCAGCCCTCTGAGCTGCACCTGCCGCTAGCTGGAACATCTGTGATCACGCTGTTGGTGTCCAGTAGATACCAGTCTACCCAACTACATTGGAGTGTTCATTTACATAGAAGGACTTTTTGTATTTGCTTTGCTTTTCTACAAATGGTCTCACCTTTCAGTTTTCAGTTTGACATACTTTAATACTGAATGGgatgttttctttttgtatGGATTGGATTTCAATAAAGAATGTGTCAGAGTGTCCTGGAGCTTCAGTGTGCGCTGGTGAGCATGCTTCTGTCTGCTGAACACATAGTTAGTGTTTTCAGCTGTGTGGAAGCGTGTTGACAGCTAAGGGAGGTCTACATTAGCTGGAGCTGTCAGAGAAAAGCACTGGCATCTTTATGCAAAGCCTCCTGTTCCTAACAACAGTTTTCATCTTTTCTCAGGTGTACCAATGCCTGTTAGCCAAGCCCCGGGGGTCCCTTTAATGAACACAAGCAGCTTAGGGATACCGTAGGACAGCTGTTTTTTCTCACTCTTTACTGAACCAGTCAGAGCAGACATGTATTGAACCAGTCAGAGCAGAGATGTATTGAACCAGTCAGAGCAGAGATGTATTGAACCAGTCAGAGCAGAGCTATACTGAACCAGTCAGAACGGAacctcagtcccagcccctgTTTGTCCATCTGCACAATGATCATCAGAAAAACAACTGTTGTGGACTAGActtagtgtgtgcatgtgtgagagtttgttttatgttaatgtatgtgtgtgatggaaAGGATGGCAAGAGCATGGGGAAATATTGTGGGAGAAAGACGGGGGAGATGCATGAGTGCATGTTTCTGGTAAATCATGTCAACTGAAATTGTTCCCTATGCGCTGATttagacacgtgtgtgtgtgtgtgtgtgtgcgcgaacATTAGTGAGGTGGTGTACTGGATATTTGTCTTTTCTGGTCTAGGCAAGGGAACAACTCCTACTATTAGAGTATTTGTATTTAACCTTTTGAGAGGCAGGCTAGATAGGGATCCTGTCATGTAGAAAGTATTGAATTTTCTGTCTTCCTTTTTCCTGAACTTCATTCATCACCTCTTCTTTTCTACACCTGGACAGTGATTGTTCTTCCATCTttatctgtctcttcctcccccactcttcctcccccactcttcctcccctactcttcctcccctcctcccccactcttcctcccctcctcccccactcttcCCTTACTTTTCCttgtctcctcccccactcacCCACCACAAACCAATCTTAGCTGATTTCCATATCTGTTGAGCACAGAGCCAGGCTGAGCAGGATCTAATGAATCACTTTAATGGAACCATTGAATGATTCTAGAGTAGAATGCCTGCAGATAGAGCAGCTTTCATAGTTAACCAGATCCACCCTCCAtctgggagaaaggagagagggagagagagattaacgTTGAAGAGGGATAGAGTTGCCAAGTGGATTTATGTAATAACTGACCCCCTAGCGCATCCCACGGCACcattcacacaccaacacctACTAATGAAGGACAGAGCAGCTGTCTGGATGAAAGGAATGCCAAGGAAGAAGTATTGTGTCTTAGATGAGAATGTGTGCATGAGTAtgactgtacagtatgtgagcatgcgtgtgtgcctgCTTGTGTACGTGTGGGAGATTTTGTATGGAAGTGTGGTCAAACACCTGCTCTCCTTGAATTGtgccaagggtgtgtgtgtttctgtgcatgtgtatgcctgtgtgctTTGTTCCTCATTGATCAGAGCCTGGGTGGGAGTTGAAGAGAGCATGTGATTGACTGCAGGGTCTTCAGAGTCataaaagcagccctccctccacacGGAGCAGCTCAGGGCTGGTGTCAGTGACTGTCCTGTCAGTGTCAGGGTAATGTCCTCTTGAGTTTCCATACTTCTGATGTTATAGATCAGTATTCAGACAGAGACACCCACACTCAGGCATAACTCACTAAGTCAATACTGATGTATTTACTGTACGCACTGAAGCCTGATATAAGGTCATTACCCAGACATTGCCGGGGCTCAATACATCAgttggagacacacacatacaaactgtacacacacacacacacacccacatctaTAGTGAACAACTTGTGTGTCAGAGATTGTAttgataaaaagagagaaagtgaagaaagagagaggggaaatagagaaagggggaaagaTGAAGTGTGGTTAAACCATGGAGGCTGCAGACAGATAAAGCTGATTGGGGGAAGAGGACCAGGTGATTGGGTTGTGTGTAGTGTACTGTAAATGTAATCCTTCTTCAGTTCAATTTCTTCCTGCATCACAGCAATGTCCAGTTCACATCTGTCATACACGCacagacacgctcacacacacatttcgtATTATCACAGTCTTGGAATGTTCTTGTGCACTCTGATCCAATTCTGGATGGACAGGATGACCAATCAGACCAGGATCCCCTGCTCTAAGTGGAGTTACATCCCAGAGAACGTTTTAGAGAAAATCTGAGATTGATGACAACCATGGTCAGCAGAGTaaagtgggtctgtgtgtgagggtgggctACCTGACAATCTTTGTCAATAACAACAAATTAGCCCCCGACACTCCACTAGCTTTGAATATTATTCTTTGCTGTTAAAAAGAAAAGCCTAATTCAAATGTGTTGTTTAAGGAATTTATGTAAATTCTTGTGACAGAGCTTTGTGTTtgagacagggttagggttagggctgcatCTCACTATTTACATGCTGTACTCTGAGAAGGTCTGCATCCCAATGTCCTGATGATTcagaaagaaagcaagaaaacTGATTACATTTCAATTTCTTCGCTAATCTTTGCTGACGTGATGAGTTATGTGGGTGTCCATGTGTTTAAGCGTGTCttgattagtgtgtgtgagagagtttgtccactaaaatgtgtgtgtgcgtgtggctgcctgcctgctggTGCACATAACAGCTGGTTTCTTCTGGTATTCTTCTAACAAATTCTGAAGAGAATTGAGATATCCACACATTTATGGGTCCACTAGAACAGAACGTGCTGCTGGACAGACAGTAAGACAGGTCAGCTGGACAGACAGTAAGACAGGTCTGCTGGACAGACAGTTAGACAGGTCTGCCGTCAGTCAGGCCGTCAGGCCTACAAGACACTCCTCCTGAAGTCCTGCTCTCGTACTTGGCCTCCATAAGCCATAACTGGCTAACTAGTGatggctaactagctaactaaaTGATGTCCAGTGGTCCTTGTTTATGCTTTTAGCGCTAATCATAAAGTCTTCATTTATTAGCTCTCATTAGCTCGTTTCTTAGAGCCTTTTAATGACCTCACTCCTCTCGTTACCCTCCTCTACATGACATTGAGCTCTAACCCTCCTGCACGCACAGCAGTGAGAAATCGTTCAAACTGCTGCAGTACAGCCTATTTATAGTGCAGGGATTTTCTGTGCCAAAAAGGCCAATTGGACATGAGCATGAGATCCCCTTTGATGTAGGCTGAGTTGAGCAGTGTCATCAGGGCAAGCTATCTCCTATCTGCCACAATTGCAAGATACTTCTTCACCACTCCTACAAGACTCCACTCCACCACCCTACAAGACTTTCAACCACGCTACAAGACTTCTCTTCACCACCCTAAAAGACTGTCAACCACACCCACAAGACTCCACTCCACCAACTTTCAAAACTCAACTCCTCTACACCAACCCTGCAAGACAAAATCAAACCTTGCTCTGTAGCAGTTATTAGATAGACCAAACAGGTTAACTGCGTAATAAAAGGCTGGTGGATTTCTAGAGAAGACAAGTCACAAGTAGACAGGTCTGTCTAGTTGAAACTCCTCTGACAACCTCCCACCAGGGACAGACAGCCCAAACCACCATTCAGGATGGTGGAAATAACATAGATTGTTTTGGACTTGTGGCTGATTTCAGATGTGTTGGCCCTATCCACTACTGTGACCCCCCTATTCAAAAAACACTCAATATTCTAAACAGAAGTGCCTGTGAATACCCTTGCAGCATTGGAACTTTTTTGTACTCAGGCTAAAGGCCAGGATAAAGTATTGAAAAGTTGTCAGCCTGGAATTAAATCTTGGGTGAGTGTATTTCAGAATAAGCTTTGTCAGGAACATTAGAATTCAGAGtacgcccctctcctcctctgccagctCCTGAGAAACTGAAGCGTCGCCAGGCTGCTCCAGAGTCTGTCTGCTGACCCAGTGGACTCCTCCTCTGAGTCTCTGTGGCTCGGAGGCCTCCGGTTGGCCAGAGTTGAAGTCTCAGCAACCAGGACCATGGACAGCGCTTTGAGGATCTGAGCGAGAGCATCAGAGGGAGAGTAACTCATTTAAAGTCCCCTCTCCCATTTCTTACTGACACTGGCATTTGCagccccgcccctgcccccaccGCCTGATTCCAGGATAGAAAGCCCCCTCCTCATTATCCTGTGTGGTaatggaggtgagagagaggtgactGCAGCTCGGTCACACAGGGGTCattcaggggtcagaggtcacagtaTCTCTCATCACCAGGATATAAAAGCGAGCCCTCTTCAAAGTTTTACACCCGAGAATTCGTAGTCTCATCTGACACCGACATGCATCGATGGccttctgccctctctctctctctcttctgttttcctctctctccccctattgtttctcttctcccttcccccttctctatttgtctcttgctctttctttctctccatttgtttctcccctgactccctccctgtctctctctttctagccctcctctctccctcttacccttcatccctctctctaactgtcCCTCTTGCTCCTTGTCCTTGCCTTAAGGGCAGGCCCATATTGAATTGATCCAATTgaatgctgccccccccccaccaccaccaccaccaccaaggctATCTCATCCTGGTTGCATGATGGGGCCAGGGGGCTTATTTAAGTGCCCTAACCCTCCAATCTGACATTGGGGTAACTTGTTGGAGGCATGCACTCACAACCACCAAGAAACCCTCCCATCTTCACCcacatgtgtgtgtagaggCGTGTGTATTGATGTGAATGTGAGGGGGTGCTTGCTGTGCTTCAGTGGCTATGCTTATGGAGGCTTCATCCACCATGTGATCCATCACTGCCCTGCCAGTCTGGGAGCAAACCCCACTGCAGAAGAAAGTCAGGATTAAGTgtgcactctgtgtgtgtatgtgtgtgtgttcgtgtaggAGGAACACTAAATCCAGATGTTAATATCACAAGACAATGATTGTTTTTTGCGCCTGAGTCTGTCTTTGCAACAATGAGCAGAACAGAGTATGCATCACAGGCCATGGTGGTGATCATTGGTGATTCTAGGAGAGGCAcccagcagggcagggaggacaTACAGGTGTTCCCTTAAACACTGTGACGGCCGCACCACATCCCCATAAACCCTTGATTTGACGCATTCTGCCTAAGACTCCTCGAGCTTAACTGTTTGGTCCACCACAGACACCCTGCTCCCCCAAACCTAAGGAAGGACACCCATTGAGGCGCACCCATGCAGACTCACCCTCCATGCAGACACACCCTCCATGCAGACTCACCCTCCCTGcagacacaccctccctgcagacacaccctccctgtagacacaccctccctgcaGACACACCCTCCATGcagacacaccctccctgtagacacaccctccctgcaGACACACCCTCCATGCAGACACACCCTCCATGCAGGGAGAATGAAAAGCATTGCATCATGAAGAAAAAGTAATGTCATCAGCAAGGGTCCCAGGTGACATCATTATCCAACGGAACACGGGGGGGCAGAGGTGGGGTTGTTTTCTTTTCAGATTCATCGTCAAGGGGACAGCCTAATCAcctctgaggggggaggagggggcattTTACCACTCATAGGGTGTGGGCCTTCTACGGAACTCACCAGACTCTTTACACACTCACCACTACCTGgtctgcatgtgttttctttgcAACTATCtcctctctggtgtgtgtgtttgtgtgtctatgtgtgtgtgaactcctCTCCTAGTTCaagtcaagttcaagtcttttagttgtcaggtacacagaacaacacaaggttagactgggcactgaaattcttaagagaagacaacgcaagcacctggcataacataacatataagtacatggaacataatttacatctatgctgagcttaagtAAGTGagacttcctaaatatacagatagcaataaataatcgactatacttaccctaatactaaaactacctaaattacagataatcCTATACATCAGCCTCAGATTCTATGGAGAGTTCTAATGTTCTACTGGCCCTCTTGAGGCCCTGGCCAAGCTCTGTAAACCAGGTCTGGGATTGTGCAGAGTCACTGTCTGGCCCAGAGTGGCAGGGTGGCTATCTGGGCAGATAGATGGCATGCTTCTGCTGATGCCTGTATAGACGACTCATTATGGTGATGAAGCTCTCTGTCACTTTAACTCACACTAACACTATCCTCCcagtctgctgctgctgcactgCGTTACTCAAGAAGGAAGGCAGCAGGAGAGATGTTTAGAGGActaggagaggaaagaaggaagaaggagagatgttTAGAGGActaggagaggaaagaaggaaacAGGAGAGATGTTTAGAGGGACTAGGAGAGGAAAGTAAGAGATTATTTAACATAGAGGGAGAGTTTGAGATGAGATTATAAATACACATACGTAcgcacgcacaagcacacacaatgaCAAGCTTTAAAGAGCCCTGTGTGAGATAGAACCAAGGGGGTTTTCAATCCATTTCAGAAATTAAATCAGAAACCGTCTGAAAAGCCTGTTAAACACCTGCCCTGctcccctgccccacccccctttccccaCACATGTACCCTTACATGTTGAAACATTGTATTAATGTACATCATTATGTTAATGTCATCTCCTTTCCAAATCATATTGCAGCAAGTCATATCTAGTATAAGTTGCTTATCATATGGCATTAACCAAATTAAATTCATTTGAGCTTGCGTTGAGAATGGTATCCAAAATAATACCTCAGCAGAGAACCACTACTAAATGGAATGGGTTTTCTATTGACTTGATGACTGCTTGAGTGAAGAGAGTTgatgggattgtgtgtgtgtgtgtgtgtgatttgggACTAACTACTGCACACCTTAGTCTCTTTCAATATCCACATCGGTTCCTCTTtcacccccttcctctctccctctttctatctctttgtATTATTCATTCCGTCTCTTCTTCCCACGCTAACGACAGACAGCTCTTAGAGGAGAAGGGAAATACTTCTATAAATACACTGTCTGTAATTATTATTCATACACTATAGATTCACTATGGGGGTTCCTGCAAATATCTGtccaacacactctctctctctctctctccccctctctctctctctctctctctctctctcccactccccccacccTACTTACTGCAGATCTAGTAAAAAATAACTGGCTTGGAAAGACTCCTTTTACATCAGGGAGAGTTGTCCCCACCCCCTTTgcttcaacacaaacacacatcccctCCCTCAGTTCTCAATTTCTTGCTTCCTCTTTTTATTTCGCACTAATCAACCAGAGCAGTTGAGATAAAACAATTTTCTCATGAGCCTGTTTTGCCATTCcattctttctcacacacaaacacaccatgcacacacacaaactgacacacaatgcacacacacagaaatgaatacacaaaccatacacacacaccatacacccccccccccaacacacacatcatgcacacacaccttcaggcTTGATAAATGTTACTTGAGCCTCAAACATAGTGAGCTGAgatacggagagagagaaggaaatagagagagaaagaacaagagaacgaggatgacagagagagagagagagagagagagagagagagagagagagagagagagagagagagagagagagagagagagagagagagagagagagagagagagagagagagagagagagagagagagagagagagagagggagataggaaAAGGAGGGGGAAGTATGGGGTTCCCCTGCTACCACAAAGCCTACAGCAGGATTAGGGTTCAGCTGAATGGAGGCTTGGTACTGTCAGAGGAGATACCACTGTACATGGCTCTgacaggggaagagagatggagagaggggaaggaaggcatataggaagggagggaggagggaggaatggagagaaagGTGGCTTCATCTGACTTAAGGGTATACTTGATACTCATGACCATGATGATCAATAGTGAGAAACAGAATTTCCTAGGGCTCTAGGGACTCTGATAGCTTCTCTCTttaatggaacacacacatattcacagtaGGTTTGTGTGTTCCTGTCAATCTGACGAACTGTGTCCTGTTTGATGGAACAAACTGTAGTCTTTGATGTTTTGTTATGCTCAGGAAGTAGAATAAGACTAACCGTTTTTACCCCAAAGAGCTGCTGATGTCAACCTGCCTGAAGGAAGGCAGGGTAGCTCTGAGCAAAACCTTTAACATGTTCAGGTAGACTCAGGTTCAATATTCTGCAAAACTCGAATAACATTCTCCTTCGCTAAAATAAATGTTGCACTATGATGCCCTTGTGTTGCAAAAGGTTAACACAGCCAGCAAAAGTTGGATGCAACTACAACACAGTGGATATAGTTTATGCACACCGACTCAAAActgttcacacttgtttctaatgaCGTTGATGTGGTCCTTCAAAACTGACTCTGATAGACTCAATAAGCCTTCTTACCATTTCCCTTGCCAACGCAACAGTAATGAAGCAAGTCTACAGAGTATCCTTTGAGCGCAACTCAGAAAAGGTCAAAGATCTACGATATCCATATGCAAGTCAGTGTTCACTGTACTCCACTACCGTAGTTTATATAATGTCAATCAGGAGTGCATACAAATACTGCAGAAGTCTATCATTATGCTTCACTTACTAAACCACTTCTATTTATATACGGTGAGAATATTTGAATTGGATT
This window encodes:
- the cmtr2 gene encoding cap-specific mRNA (nucleoside-2'-O-)-methyltransferase 2, with amino-acid sequence MMGRGRGSRRRAARRPPASEVEALDPELLLEVRKLFGKLKTYTKPANIEWRLPDPSDALRHTAQEHGCLQALKVSLNSVKNQLSDKDLEVWHQHTNSTNRAGKVIATVRAAANAEICTQAWCKFYEILGTFSILPDDALQSGELNTVHLCEAPGAFIAALNHYLKTSQHTRYCDWSWAANTLNPYHEANGGSTTIADDRLLANTLPWWFFGSDDTGDIMSQKHLLELRGFVGNMRRVDVVTADGSFDCQGNPDEQEALVASLHLCEASAALLLLSPGGSLVLKMFTLYEHSSLCLLYLLNCCFGCVNVFKPATSKSGNSEVYVVCLRYEGKEASRPLLSKLIRHYGPDLASREALFPDWLIPPSFLAQHEQVCSYFHGLQVDTITENLRLFGALSAEHRLKLEHLRGLTAQEYLQRFQVSPLARGRWLSRSTVAPACCSVTGGRPLGQRQQIGSFNERRELQALGWRQRVERGRYAAWVQEHLPEGAGSGGALSGPLADGSMDSWYVLVGPALPVVRNSPFCDGLLLGHLNDALEQVIQHAGGEGGAAWGHIPPCGSCAHTAPLSILTQVSELCDVISHDVEGAVARRRVLVLGSASVWGGYAEQLGGLEVSFSAEPSLPTAACATLHDGEAGYQRELLGCVLLSLQSMLPGDAFLLPLLSAFTRVTAATVLCLHLVFCTVTFRCPAPCGAAGAVLVCGGFCPTAASRLLPYLRDLCEQMSQLASGEMGDRRQVLQFAPMEELLRGGLTDFLWTMNSAIAQQQLHRLMQT